Proteins from a genomic interval of Diospyros lotus cultivar Yz01 chromosome 6, ASM1463336v1, whole genome shotgun sequence:
- the LOC127803278 gene encoding membrane protein PM19L-like has product MAKFERTAAAPLLALNFVLYVVLLGFASWCLNRYIDGANHHLGGNGATVLLLTFAILAAVVGIAAKVAAGNHARTWKAEHISAAVATELVAWAITALAFGFACKEIHIGGHRGWRLKVVEAFTIILTFTQLLYLLFIHALD; this is encoded by the exons ATGGCAAAATTTGAGAGGACAGCAGCCGCTCCATTGCTCGCCCTAAACTTTGTCTTGTACGTCGTTCTCTTGGGTTTCGCCAGTTGGTGTCTTAATAGATACATCGACGGTGCTAATCATC ATTTGGGAGGAAATGGAGCCACAGTTCTGTTGCTGACCTTTGCAATCTTGGCGGCTGTTGTTGGTATAGCGGCCAAAGTCGCAGCAGGGAACCATGCCAGGACGTGGAAGGCGGAGCATATATCGGCAGCGGTGGCCACTGAGCTAGTCGCATGGGCCATAACAGCCCTGGCCTTTGGGTTTGCTTGCAAGGAAATCCACATAGGAGGGCACAGGGGTTGGAGACTCAAAGTAGTTGAAGCCTTTACCATTATTTTGACATTCACCCAACTCCTATACCTCCTCTTCATCCATGCTCTTGATTGA